One window of Actinomycetota bacterium genomic DNA carries:
- a CDS encoding RNA polymerase sigma factor, protein MASEGTPGGIADRALVIAFQSGDEHAYEEIFKRYHARVLAVCSRMLRTPQDAEEATQETFLRAYVALPRFNGSFYLGAWLSRIATNVCVDHIRSRSRSNLVALPDDQDELATEQGPEEIVVGAYPRLQKAIQDIQPLHASALALRTLEGYSHEEIAGHLRMTPSQVKALLHRARMSLRRAWDKAEGWALAPLLGVRHLMNDRITADAGRVASLSPSAAPFIAERVAAVSAIIVAAALTGVPSAPEVDPAPERPVASSPNIAAPSEHSVDWSSAATHSSQVRERVAPAQAADPAPAPAADVVKTATDLVAEIRRNASNRRGGEGPDYREEQDEDGSVGPGAAEGDKVVRKVKSTVQEIQETVAP, encoded by the coding sequence ATGGCATCTGAGGGGACGCCGGGGGGAATCGCCGACCGCGCTCTGGTCATCGCGTTCCAGAGCGGGGACGAGCACGCCTACGAGGAGATCTTCAAGCGCTACCACGCCCGCGTCCTCGCGGTCTGTAGCCGCATGTTGCGGACGCCCCAGGACGCCGAGGAGGCCACGCAGGAGACGTTCCTGAGGGCATACGTTGCGCTGCCTCGCTTCAACGGTAGCTTCTACCTCGGCGCCTGGCTCAGCAGGATCGCCACCAACGTCTGCGTCGACCACATCCGCTCCAGGTCGCGCTCGAACCTGGTGGCGCTTCCGGACGACCAAGACGAGCTCGCCACCGAACAGGGACCGGAGGAGATCGTCGTCGGGGCCTACCCGCGGCTCCAGAAGGCCATCCAGGACATCCAGCCGCTGCACGCGAGCGCTCTGGCGCTCCGCACCCTCGAGGGCTACTCGCACGAGGAGATCGCGGGACACCTCCGCATGACGCCGTCACAGGTGAAGGCCCTCTTGCACCGAGCACGCATGTCGCTGCGCCGCGCCTGGGACAAAGCCGAAGGCTGGGCGCTCGCCCCGCTCCTAGGCGTCCGGCACCTGATGAACGACCGCATCACGGCGGATGCCGGTCGCGTGGCATCGCTCTCGCCGTCGGCGGCACCGTTCATAGCCGAGCGCGTCGCCGCGGTCTCCGCGATCATCGTCGCCGCGGCCCTCACCGGGGTGCCGTCCGCGCCAGAGGTCGACCCAGCGCCCGAGCGACCAGTCGCCTCCTCGCCGAACATCGCTGCGCCTTCGGAACACTCCGTGGATTGGTCCTCGGCGGCCACTCACTCGTCGCAGGTGCGCGAGCGGGTGGCACCGGCACAGGCAGCCGATCCGGCACCGGCCCCGGCCGCCGACGTCGTCAAGACGGCTACAGATCTGGTGGCCGAAATCCGGCGCAACGCCTCCAACCGCCGGGGCGGGGAGGGCCCTGACTACCGGGAGGAGCAAGACGAAGACGGCTCGGTCGGTCCGGGTGCCGCAGAGGGCGACAAGGTCGTGCGCAAGGTGAAGTCGACGGTCCAAGAGATCCAGGAGACCGTCGCCCCATAG